CATCTATCAATATTTTGCCTGCGCTGCTCCCTgtcttgttggaggatccgtctacatagagttcccatgtagtcggcttttcctcttgttctcctgcatattctgcaacgaagtcggcgaggcattgggctttaattgctgtccgagtttcatatctcaaatcaaactcggagagctctatcgcccattgaaccattctccctgcaacatccgtcttttggaggatctGCTTCAcgggttggttcgtacggactcttattgtgtgagcttgaaagtaaggtcgtagccttcgtgaggctatcactaaggagtaggcaaacttttctagtttgtggtaccttagttcagggccttgCAGGACCTTGCTGATGAAATAGACCGggtgttgtccgacctcgtcttctttgatcagggctgatgagacagccctgtttgctacggataggtataggacgaggtcttttcccggtattggtcgggttaagataggaggttggcttaagaattttttgaactcttggaacgcctcctcgcattccggagtccattcgaattggcatcccttccttaatagggaaaatagtggaagggattttagtgccgatcctgccataAATCTGGaaagggctgcaagtcggccgttgagctgttgaacctctctcaaacaagtcgggcttttcatttctaggatggctctgcatttatcgggattggcctcaatccctctttgtgttagcatgaatcctagaaattttcctgcttcaaccgcgaaggcgcattttgcaggatttagtctcatcccatgcaaccttatggtgtcaaagacttgtgagaggtcggtcaagaggtcgacttcttccttggtctttactagcatgtcgtcgacgtatacctccatcAGGCTCCCTAGGTGGGGggaaacactttattcatcaaccgttggtatgtggctcctgcattctttaatccgaatggcatgaccacatAGCAATAGTTTGCCCTCGGTGTGATGAaagatgttttctcttggtcggactcgtacatcgggatttggttatatcccgagtaggcgtccatgaatgataagtattggtaccccgagctggagtccaccagggtatcaatactcggtaggggataagggtccttaggacatgccttattcaagtcggtatagtcgacgcacattctccatttaccattctgttttttgactagcactacattggctagccacgttgggtatttgacctctctaataaagccggcttccaggagcgcctgcacttgctcttctactattagggctcgttccgggccgagcttgcgtcttctttgttgtacaggtcgggaccctgggtaaaccgagagtctgtgggacatgagctcgggatcaatcccgggcatgtcggaagccttccatgcgaagaggtcagaaTTAGCTCTTAGGAGTTCGCCCAACTTTTGTttcagggtttcccctaggttggctcctatgtaagtattttttccttcctcttcaccgacttgtatctcctcggtttttcctcccggttgggGTCGCAGTTCTTCTCTGGTCCTTGTGCCGCCTagctctatggtgtggacttctttgccctttcctctcaaATTTAGGCTTTCATTATAGCACTTCCTCGCCAATTTTTGATCTCCtcttaccgttgctattcccgctgaagtcgggaatttcatgcaaaggtggggagtggataccactgctccgaggCGATTAAGGGTAGTCCTGCCAATTAAGGCATTATAGGCTGATccttcatcgatgactataaagtctatgctcagagtccttgatttttcccctcttccaaaagtggtgtgaaGGGGCAAGAATCCCAGTGGTTTCattggcgtatcccctaatCCATATAAGGTATCGGGATAggctctcaactctttttcatctaaccctagcttgtcaaAGGCGGGCTTAAAAAgaatgtccgccgagcttccttggtctactagggttctgtggagatgggcattggctaggatcatagttatcaccacgggatcatcatgcccgggaattatcccttgcccatcttcttttgtgaatgagatagtggggaagtcgggtgtctcttcctcgacttgatagactcttttgagatgtcttttgcgagaggatttagTGAGGccccctcccgcaaatcctcccgAGATCATATGAATATGTCTCTCTGGAGTCTGCGGTGGTGGatctcttctatccatatcatctcgctttcttttCCCGTGAGTGTccgacctttccatgagatatctatcaagccgaccttctctagccagcttttctatcacatttttgaggtcgtaacaatcgttggtggagtgaccatatattttatggtactcgcagtagtcgctgcggcttctcccttttttgtttttaataggtctagggggtggcagcctttcagtgtgacaaatctctctgtatacatccactatagaagttttgagaggagtataagagtgatattttctgggcctctcgagaccgagttcttccttcttcttgacttccctttccctctccttAGATGAGGGAGGGGGtccaggtcgccaactcaggtctcttaatttcgcattctcttccatgttgatgtacttttcggccctttcttgtacatcacttagagaaacggggtgccttttagatatggactgtgagaagggaccttctctgagcccattgactagccccattatgactgcctctgtgggcaggtcttggatctccaaacatgccttattgaacctttccatataggctcgcaaagactctccgacctcctgttttactcccaggaggctcggtgcatgtttcaccttatctttctgaattgagaacctcatcaaaaacttccttgagaggtcttcaaagcttgtgattgatcttggtgggaggctatcgaaccacttcattgccgctttcgataaagtggtcgggaaagctttgcatctcgtagcgtcggaggcatcagctagatacatccgacttttgaagttgcttagaTGATGCTTTGGGTCTGTGGtcccatcatagaggtccatatcagggcttttgaagtttctcggaacttttgccctcattatgtcctcgctgaaaggatcctctCCACCCGGGAGTTGATCTTCCTGATCGTCGCGAGAGTTGTGACccttgagggaggattctagctgtaagagttttctttctaactcttttcgccgcTCCATCTCCTCTTTAAGGTACCTTTCAGTTTCCTTCTGTTTCTCCCGCTCTTGCTCCAACTGTTCCAGGCGGCTATGGACTAATCCCATTAATTCAGCTACGAGGGATGGTCCGCCTTTTTCTGATTCGCACCCATCTGAGGAATTTACCTTCGGATTTTTCACTCCGGAGGTACCCTCTCTGTGTTGATTGTTATCTTCCTGGTGTTGGGCCAGGTCTTCATTGTCATTGCCCATGTCtagattctcttgttcagaatctgtttccacatggccttcttcgtgggatctgtccgccatcgatggatgatctctcgggtccccggcaacggcgccaatgttacggtgggtaaccggagattaataaaATGGATGACGtttggcggcccaagtgtatgaAGGAGGAAAACTCCGGATGGatctgcaactcgggaggctccgtccgacttgcgcgcgtgagtgaatggggggtggtacctgcaaagacactccgatgcctaagttagcaagagtgtaagcaggtctagagagtattggacttagagatacctgagggggtcagtgtatttgtagtggtgaaccaataaccaccgttggagtagtaccgtatctttagggtgttaaccgtccctattatcttggggaggttaagatatggctttacgaagcggttagagagattttaggggcggttactcatttgaatgagtgtttatctgccaacTAATCCCACATCCGACTTCTTTGTACCAAGTCATGGTTGATACCGACTACTTACGTGGAGGTCGGTACTTAGCTAGGCTTAATCCTTCAGATTAGGCCTTTTAGTTGGACCTGGACCTTTgatattgggccagggtatgaacaaaaataatactACAGAAACTTATAATAGGTTTGGATTATAGACTCTGAAACTGTACCATCCAAATTGTgtttatttgaatttattttgtttgatgTCCACATTTTTTCAATATATTAAACAGTAACACATTCCAAGAAAAGCATAGATGAATAATCATTATATTATACCCTGAACCACATACTTATAACATAGTTTGGCtagatcttttttatttttttcttgcttATGTTTTATGCATCTTATTTCAGTTCAATATGTTATcactttatatttattttttatgattgttGTATTTTATTAAATCTGTCACCAATactaagaatgaaaataaagaaaaaagtgTAGTTTaggaaaatgtaaaataaaatgGAATTCTGATTTTATGTGAGTTcgtaatatttataaaaatattagtataaTACTAATAGAATTGGGAGCAAAAaagatattatattttttttataaaatttactTACATTCAATAAATAGTTGTAGATAGTAATATCTTTAAATACCAGTTggaatataaatttattttttatttagaattaaatgTAGAATATAAACTACTCTTAAATGAGTATATATTCTGTGCATAACAGAAGTAGTATTCTAGAATATAGAAGAATAATATTATTTGGTTACGAATGTGAATTCTAGAGAGATTTATTGgcttttaaaagtttatttaactaatattttatttattttatttttttaatttattttgatattgtatcttaAAACTAGGAAGATATAGGTGTCCTGAAAATGTGATTTGATGATTTTCTGTATAACAGTtgtgaaaatttaatttatatatatatatatatatatatatatatatatatatatatatatattgtgaatTCTGTCAAATAGACAAAGAGATTCAAGAGATAAGATTGGATCATAATAAAATTCTTTGCTTTTCActaatttactattttttttctctaattattattttttgttattaataatgATTTGTTTTCAagaatgaaaaaataatatttgatcttatatataattgatttttattttttattttttttattttaagatttgTGTAGTTGATGATGGAGGTGTATATTATCACTTACTTTTTAAGGAGTACttttgtcttttttatttttagatattgtataactttttttatGAAAGAATTAAACCAATAAATAAAACTGTATTAACTGTTATCATGGCaaataataattcaaatattattttacaatataaatcaaacatgatttttgagATGGTATCTTTTTGTTAAGcgcaaaaagagaaaatgaattGTATTTGAGtattatgaaaataattttgcaATCTGTGTTTTACATTAGTTAGATAAAAGAAATCACTTAAAATATAGATTTTTAAGTTACAGATTTACGTAATTACATAAATAATGAGACATgttgaacttaatttttttgtttttgatttaATGTGTTTTGAATTTAACTATAAAccaatttttagaattttgaatattttgtgAATGACACTATAGTATAgataaattcattattttttttaaatggcATTTATCTTTGTATACTTAATAGAAAATTTACATAATTAATagattttaactaaaaatatatataaagcattaataaaacaggaagccaaaaatatatttatgctTCTTAcattaattctaaaaattttatataaagaaaaaggTATTATTTACTTGGTTTTACAAATAAATTTATTGATTTGGATAATAAAATTATCcattgttttttttaaattaggtTAGTTTAAATATAAATTGGTTGCTACACCttgttatttttcaaaattgacaTTGTGAAATATTacataaaatttgttttttaaaagaTACATTACATaggaatttttcaaaataaattttaaattaaaaattagaattatattttttatttattatatttttttaaaatgatatgAGTGCTAAAAATATGTGTTTTTACTCTTTACAAATATATATACACTTAAATGTTATATGTTTGGTAAAACAACATGCGGATCGCGTGGCATTTACCTAGTAGTATATATGCACCAAATATGCATGCAGATGTTATAttgagtaatttttttttttttttttggtaaagtTATATTGAGTAGTTATTCCACGATATCTtaatttctatatttattattcTTTGCCAAAGCCCAAACTCAATTGACATAATAATGTTAGGAGATGATGCGCGTAAAATAcacatgttttaatttttataaaaaagtaaacttatctattaatatttatatttaaataataattagacATAAAATTTGTTGTCGTCATAAAATTATCTAATATCATTAAAGTTGAATTCAAATTCTTGATATCTATTTAAAGTGAACTAACGGATAAAtctattcaaattaattaacttATTTGACTACTTTTATCTTTGTAGACTTGACTTAAACTTTAAATAATTAGATACCAATTTACAGTTACGATAAAATTGGTCTAGATAATCATTCTAACAAAATTATGTTTGGGaatggatcctctccagtgaaaaaaaaaactggatgaTGTGCAGTGTTTAATCTAACCAttcatcactctctctctcttatttatttctggTCCCACTTAGAGAATCAAAGGTAAAAGATTACACTGTATTCTGTCAAGTGTTCAAAAAactggagaggatccatttcCATTATGTTTGCAAAAGATACACCAACTTAATTGTTAAGGCATGACTTATAAATCTAATTTATCTagttaataattataaaattatctaatttcattaaatttgaattcaaattctTGATATCTATTTAAAGTGAACTAACGGATAAatcaattcaaattaattaacttATTTGACTATTTTTATCTTTGTAGACTTGAATTAAACTTTAAATAATTAGATACCAATTTACGGTTACGATAAAATTGGTCTAAATAATCATCCTAACAAAATTATATTTGCAAAAGATACACCAACTTAATTGTTAAGGCATGACTTATAAATCTAATTTATCTAGTTAATGTATTATTTATTACTATGACCTGTTTtgtataaataataacatatataacTAAATATAACTAATCTTATTCCAttcattttatctttttaaattgaaatttaaaaagttgttacaaacggttctaaaattcaaattttaagttcaaattttaaatcaagTACTTTAAATTAGACATATTTATTCTCCAAAAACTCAAAGATAGAAATTCAGATAACGCtctcagttatcaacttcacCTGAAGTGGTACCTGAGTTTTCATCAAActcaaaaccataaaaaaaaaattcatagaAAACTCAAGAACAATCAAAGAATTCCAAAACAATGGAGAAGAAGGATAACAAGAGAAAAGATCAACCTTCATCAGCCTCCACCAACTACCGCCGCCGCAACGTGAAACCAAAGCTTTCGGCAGTTACTCCTCCCAATCCAGAGCCTCAACATCAAGAAATCAGAGAATTGCAGACACTCTCTCTCTTTCCTACCGAACCTTCATCTTCTTCCAATCATTCACAAGTTCCAGAGTTTTCATCGCCACCACAACCACCACTGGCACCGGCCGTCATCGACGACCTCGACATAGTCATCACTCCTCCCTTTCCATGGGCCACTGATCGTCCGGCGAAAATCCACACACTCCAATATCTCAACCAAAACAAGATCTTAACAATCACCGGAGACGTTCAATGTGGAAGCTGTCACAAAAAATTCGAAATGGAGTTTGATTTAAAACAAAAGGCTGCAGAGCATCGAAAGTTCTTGAAGgatcatagagattccttgCATAATAGATGTCCAAAAGAGTGGATGAACCCGAATCCGATTGCATGCAAATTCTGCGGCCAAGAAAAATGTGTGAAGCCTGTTATTGGAAGCTGGAAGGAACACTCCATTAATTGGTTGTTTCTTTGGTTGGGTCAGTTCATAGGGTTCTGCACTTTAGAAGATTTGAGGTATTTTTGCAAGTACAATAAATTGCATAGAACTGCAGCCAAAGATCGTCTTGTTTTCAACGCTTACACTGAAATCTTCAAACAACTCATtcgagccgattagaaatcataGTAGCATGACATGTCAAATTCACTCTAGACATTAATATATTACACTAAGAGTTCAAGTTTTACTAACTGCAGTGCAAAGTAGTTTCAGATTCACAAGATTATTGAGAGTAGTTCCAAATAGGTTGCCTAAGAGTGGCACCTAAACAAGTGAACATCAAACACTGCATCTTCTTTGTTGATTAGCTCAAAGATACAAACATCTCCTGCTTTCAATctacttcctctacaaaatagGCTCCAACCATTCGATAATGTGATTGGACTTCTGTATCTTGTGTAACGCAGCAACTTTATATGCCACCGTGTCTCTCCAAACTTGAATGTCACAATATGAGTctttttgaggtaatttctgatGAAGAAAGCTGGTATACTCTGCATCAAGTTATATGTATAACCATGAGATCATAGCCTATGATAAGCTTGAGTGATAAGAATTATTAAGAGATAAATAATGTATCTGATTTATTGCTTAATTATGTTAAACTTACCGGTCTGCGTTGCCTCAGAAAACTCGGCTTTATAATGACCATgaaaaatggattttctgaGGTGAATTTCTTAGCTTCTTTCAGGGCTTCTTCATTTGGCTCAAAGCCGGGAGGAGTCGCCAATGAAGTTTCTTGTGTTTCCTTTTTTACTGCAGCATGCAAACaaattcacataattttagaaTGCACTCAGTAGCAACTAATTACACTATTGTTTTTTGTAAAGAAGTTTTTGCAATAATTATGGAAATAGTTGAAATACTTTTAATGTCACAACCCCAGGGGAAAAAAGAATCTTCTTGTCACAAACTATCAATGCTAAAGGCCTCAGCAATTACATGAAAAAATTGAGATAATATTGATCCACAAGATTGTGTAAATGCACAAATGGTATAAAGAGTCAAAACTTTTTTTCCCCTTAACAATTGGGCACTTATGGTTTTTGTGAGTAATAAGATCTTGCTTGCAATTGGCCACACAGCATAAATTTGTCCTGAATTTACCTTTAATCATAATGTCACTCTTGCTTTCAACATAATTGACTTTCGCTGGTTCTAAACAATTGACTCTGTCTCCTTCAACTGTtcataaagaataaaaaagcaACCATTACAATGCAGAAGCAGAACAATTTGGGACTCTTTCACTGAAATACCAACTAGAATAATTACCTTGTGATAGCGGAAGTTCCTCTTCTTCAATTCGAGTTATGGATACCTTAAAATAAAGGTCTTTGGGATTCGTGAGCTCAAAAACACAAATGTCCCCTACATTCAAACTATTGTCTTTTGCAAATCTCTTCCATCCAGAACTGAATTTGCCAAAACTGTAAGTAACAGCCCATGTTCTCCCCCCATCATGGACCTCAAGGATGGCTGTTGCTTGCTTCTTCAAATATTTTGCTGTGAATTTGGAAGGGATATTCTGGTGGTTCTTTTGGAAGTTAGAAAATCTATGGACCAAAAAATGTATGTGAAAAAATATCATAACAGATGCAAAAAATGAAGAAAGCTCACCATTGAGTAACTGTTAGCATAGGAAGGTTTCATGATAACCATGAAAGAGGGGTTTTGCTTAGATTTGGAAGTTGTAGCTTTGTTTAAGGTTTGCTTTAACCGTTCCACTCTTGGACATGGAGTGCTACCACCTATATCCTCTGAAAATTTGAACATGGGTTTGTTGTCATGAAAACTTGACTATTATGTCCTCTATGTTTGCAACAAATTTGTGGACAGAAAGAACAATGACAGAAACATAACTCTTCTGCGTTGTCTCTACTCCTGTCTCTATATTTTCTTTATCGATCCACTTACCAAACACAGCTAAAGATCCCTATTAAATAcacaaaatgaaaaacataCCATCCAATTCTTTCTTAATAGATGCAAATGTTGACTTGTCAAAGCTTGTTCCTTGACACTCATTACCATTAATTTGGTGAATAAGAGGCAAGTTTTGCAAACTGCAGCTTGTTCTAACTTCTCTAGTTGTGTTTGATGGTTGAGGATAAGACATTGGTGATTTCATTCTATTGTTTTGGCTTTGAGGCATATCATCGAACACTTGATCTGCCTCATGATTGATCTGTTCAatgttttcattttcttgttGAATGACATGGAAAGGATAATCTATTTCAAGGCCACTCACTTCACATATTTGTACCTCAAATTGAGAAGTGTTTTTGTACTCAAAAAACAGCAAATGCCCATGATCTAGAGAGTAATACATAGCAAACTCATTCCAACCATGTTCAAGAAAAATCCCATCATCATGCTTAGTCCATTCTACTTTCCATTCGGTTCCGTCCGGAGGCTTAAGAAACACTGGGTTTGATAGGCCATCACCATATTTCCTAGTGAAACTGGTTGGGATCTTCTGCAAATATTCATAACAGAAAATTGAAAACTTAATCACTGATATAATTTAACTAAGTCATTAGCTACTATATCAAAACAAGTTCAAAGCATTGGAAAGGATAAAATAATGTGTATTTTCACGTTTCAGAACAATGCATGCAAATGCAAGATATAAATTGAACTAATAAATGATGTGGAATTATCAAACACACTTCAAAATTGTACTAATAACTTTAACAGAAATACCCACTATATTAATCTTCTACTAATGCACATCAAAATCATGTTCAACCCAAATAATTTACAACAATTAGGATTTTAAATAACAAAAGTAGCTATATAGTAAACATTTGTGTGAGTTTGTAACTGTCCTGTTCATTGGCAAGAGTTTCTTCCAGATACTGAAAACCCTAAAGAAAATTGAAGATGCTGAGCTAATTAAGAATGCTTACAAGTTTTCCATCTTCAAGAGTTGTTGAAAGTATGATCTTGAAGAAAAGGACTGCATTGGAATTATTCATGGATGGTGGTGTGGCTTGATCTTCCTCATTCATTTTCCTAAGCTTTTCAGGCTCACCAATGTTGTAGTGAAGTATGGACACTGTTTAGATTAGTCAAAACCAATAATTAAATTCAACCATTATATTGGTACACCAAATTCaactattaaattaaattttaatataaaaaatatattaaaaataaattaaataatatatatttatatataaatatatagtaattaatttttgtaattaattttaatataaaaataatatttttgcaTAAATTATATTGGTGAAAATTCAGGTGTAGTcgatttcacgtgaagttgatagtcgAGAGccattagatgaaaatttagttaaatcagtcaaatcatctaacggctctcagttatcaacttcacgtgaaatcgACTGCACCTGGGTTTCCACCAATTATATTAGATTCTTTCTAAATTAATAtgcattaattattttataaaaaatattatttatatattaaaattaactactaaattaattattaatatgtaatttaatttatttttaatgtatatttatattttaatatttattttgtattaataattaattttgatgactgatattaatatatacataacataatttttattttattaattaattaaatgtcataattatttatataatttaatatattaaattaaaaaatattctaaagattttttttcattGACAAACAGCGTAAAAttttggctaattttttttatataaaaaaatattgatatttttattaaaaataaaattatttggtATTATTACAGGTAAATTTTGTAGATAAAAAGTATGCGTGTTACACGTTGTTGCAACACCCACAGAATGTATGTTGAACTCGTGTCATCACTCTAACAATACAACATGTATCATCATCTTGGTAACACGCATCTTGCGTGTTggatattaaaaatacatattgaATACTTTTCTTATATATTCACAATATTGTAATACATTTCAAATATCTATATTCAACTAAATCACCATTTTTATctccatattaaaaataatatctgtAAAATTCTTGTTTCACTCTTataaacaattttattttagtttatttggtTCTCATTTATGAGGAGAAAAAGTGGAGTCATGCTGATTACTGAATGGTGATTTGGTGAATATTCCAAATTTGAAATTACCAATATAACCCATTTCAAGTCTTATCAACAGTAAACGACAAAACCCACGACAGTCATTGTAGTCAACGCTAGTTTCAATGCATGCATGAACataaatatatctttttccCCCCTACTTTTAACAAAGTGAACTTAAGGGTGTAAGTGTAATTACAAATTACCttttagttaaataaataattatatgttCTTCTTTTCTAATAACTCCACTTTTGACAATAGTTTCTTTTCtccaataatatttttagttgTACAAAGTAACATAAAATTCCAAAACTTATATATCAAATAATCTTTTACAACCAAAAGGGTTTGTCTTTATAGGGTTTATCCGTTTAGGCATATTAATTCACTAATCtgaataaataaagttaattttatttcatgcatttctaaaaaacttaattttaatttctataaaaaatttatctagATATAAGTTCAAATATTTCCAAACCTATAACTAAAACATTTTAGTTTTATTCATTACTTGTATTTTTGGAATGAGTTTGAAAATTGGATATATTATTGATTGGTTATTCCATAAgaagttatttaaaaatttgacaTCCACCTAGCCagtatttttgtataaaatggtaaatatatagttttttatttaaaaaaaaactgtaAATAAAAGTGATATACCAAAAAGGACACTGTTAAAACATGCTCAGAACTCAGAAGTACAACATGGACACTCGTGAAGTGAAGCTTGTTAAATCTTAGACGTTAGATTCTCATACAGTAACTGTGATTCTCACATTTTAAGGACACTATAGTAAAATTGCGTCCTTCTTTTCAACTGTTGAAATTACTACCCTACCCTTTCTTTTGATATCCCTTCCCAGATTACTGATTAGCAGTGTTTGTTCAGCAAATATAAGGAAAAGCTAATTTCATTCAAACAGATTTGTTCCCTTTTTCCGGTTCCTATATAAATTGTTGCTAAACCCTTCACTTAAAAGCGTGTGATTTAAATTGAATGACTCAAATGCTGATATTCACATTCAT
This sequence is a window from Arachis stenosperma cultivar V10309 chromosome 10, arast.V10309.gnm1.PFL2, whole genome shotgun sequence. Protein-coding genes within it:
- the LOC130957825 gene encoding uncharacterized protein LOC130957825, which encodes MEKKDNKRKDQPSSASTNYRRRNVKPKLSAVTPPNPEPQHQEIRELQTLSLFPTEPSSSSNHSQVPEFSSPPQPPLAPAVIDDLDIVITPPFPWATDRPAKIHTLQYLNQNKILTITGDVQCGSCHKKFEMEFDLKQKAAEHRKFLKDHRDSLHNRCPKEWMNPNPIACKFCGQEKCVKPVIGSWKEHSINWLFLWLGQFIGFCTLEDLRYFCKYNKLHRTAAKDRLVFNAYTEIFKQLIRAD
- the LOC130957826 gene encoding B3 domain-containing transcription factor VRN1-like, yielding MGYIVSILHYNIGEPEKLRKMNEEDQATPPSMNNSNAVLFFKIILSTTLEDGKLKIPTSFTRKYGDGLSNPVFLKPPDGTEWKVEWTKHDDGIFLEHGWNEFAMYYSLDHGHLLFFEYKNTSQFEVQICEVSGLEIDYPFHVIQQENENIEQINHEADQVFDDMPQSQNNRMKSPMSYPQPSNTTREVRTSCSLQNLPLIHQINGNECQGTSFDKSTFASIKKELDEDIGGSTPCPRVERLKQTLNKATTSKSKQNPSFMVIMKPSYANSYSMNIPSKFTAKYLKKQATAILEVHDGGRTWAVTYSFGKFSSGWKRFAKDNSLNVGDICVFELTNPKDLYFKVSITRIEEEELPLSQVEGDRVNCLEPAKVNYVESKSDIMIKVKKETQETSLATPPGFEPNEEALKEAKKFTSENPFFMVIIKPSFLRQRRPSIPAFFIRNYLKKTHIVTFKFGETRWHIKLLRYTRYRSPITLSNGWSLFCRGSRLKAGDVCIFELINKEDAVFDVHLFRCHS